GTGTGCTGAATCCGCCGTAAAGCTAGGCGTCAGGCTCTCCGGGACCTTCTGCTGCTTGCACAACATTTGTCAGAACGCTCGATACATTCAACCAGAACGATGACCAGAAGTGAAGAACTTCTTGGCCCAATAGTTTAAATCTTTGAAAGGAAGTCGCAGCAGAACATACAATTCATTTGTTGCTCCTGGCCAATCCACCAGTCACAATTAGAATGaggtactctctctctctctctctctctctctccttatccggctacaaccacCAAGTGGTCTTGACCTGCGCGCcaaagacaatgttaatctctgttgctttctgtaataGTGTGTTTTTTGCGGGTGGGTGTTGTTAGCGCCGctggtatcgggaatcgaactcatgctgcgtgacaacgactgttaccgactgctcttcCAACGGGGAATGAGGTACAGAGACTGTCATTTTgatgttgtttggttttgtgacAGACTCTGGTCAAAACGGTTCAGGGAATTAACCGAAAATGGCTCGCCTTGCTAGCAATACACTTCTGATTATTTTGAAATAGCTCCTAGTGTTACGATAACATAGTCCGAAGCGTTCTGAGTATGAATCGGATACAGATACAGCTCCGCACGATGAAGCTTTTCCGCGCATTGATACAGAGATTTGACAGATTGCCGTTGCCATTGGGGCAACGATCCTTGACGATTTACAATCTGACAAACCCGACCCCGGTGTGGTGCAGAAAGTGAGAGCAAGTGGCAAGAACGCCGCGATCCGGACGACCGAAGTATGGTATGATCCGTGAGATGCGATCCTGATGCTGATGGCTTCCGTCCAACTGACTGGGGTCCAAACTGGGATAGTTCCTAATCTTGCCCCTGTCGAAGATAATCCCGTACCGTTTCTAGTTTCCTGCGACTTGTGTCGCCCCGACTGGATCCACCCTGATAAATAGCGGCCCGATGCttaccagcgcgcgcgcgcgcgcgcgcctctgtTTGGGCTCAACACACAGCTCTTTCGCGGGCCGAACCAAACAATTGATGGCGATCCCACGATAATGGGCTGAGAGATAGGGGCTCCCAGAATCATGcgcccacggcacggccaaagACTttggaaaaaggggaaaaatgGACCACAACggcgaccacgaccacgactcTCGGGGGAATACGGGAATACTCACgtccagcccagcccgggTCCCACAGGATTCACCCGACAATTGTAATAGGTACAATTTATCGTTTTACCGTCTTGAGATAAagatacacacacgcgcactgTGCGGTGATATCAAAACGGAGCCCCGAGTTCGAGTCGATGCGATTGAATGATTGAATTGGGCGCAGATCGGCGCCTCCAGCGCGgggtggcagcggtggtgtTGTTGGCCGGTCCGGCCTTTCCACCGGACCCCGGAGGGCTACAGAGATACCTTGAATGCCTTCTGCCCCGTCCCTGATACGCGCGAAGTGGTGCTGGATTACTGTTCCTATATAGATTTATCATTCGCCGATATCGGAGGACAGCATGAGTatgagtgtgcgtgtgtgtgtgtgtgtgtgtggcaagcTTTAACTCTATCGATTACAATGCGCGACAAGTGCTCGACCACGCTATTTGACTGATAATGGCCGCGGAGACCAAACCTCGCGAAGCGCATGTGCCACGTGCTACGCGACCAGGCTGGTTGTGTCTGTGCCtttcccctcccccccctcccccccccgccctGTGGCGCCCTACACCTTTCGCTAACCCTTTTTCGTCCTGTTTTTCCCGCTTTTTCCCATTCACCGCAGTCATACTGAATGACGTGCCCGAGTACGtgatgaagctgctgctgcggttcaTCTACTACGGCTCGGTGATCGTGAACAATGCCGACCTGAGCACGCTGATGAAGCACGCCGAGAAGCTGCGCATCAAGGGGCTTACGCAGCGCCACCGCGCCCACCCCGAGGACAGTCCCGAGGGGCCGGCGGAGCGCTCGAcgccaccgggaaccgggacggGTCCGCTCGGTGGCAGCCCGTACAATGGGTACGGCGGCCCGGCAGCGGTagcgaccggaaccgggggcggcggcagcgacgaccCAACACCGGACGGAGCAGCGCCTCCGTCGGCGCAGCCCCTGTACTCGGTTCTGGTGAACACCTTCCTCGGTcgggccggtgccggctgcGAGGACGGACCGTCCGTAGCGTTGAAGCAACCGAAGCTGGAGCGGTCGGCGGAATCGGTCAGCCCGTACCCGCCGGCCGACTACGGCGATGCAGCGCAGCCGTTCGATGGGAGCACTCGATCGCTGGCCGGACCGGGACACGCGGACCACgtggagcagcagctggaCGCGCTGCGGCCGCTGTTTCCCTCGGCGTACGactgcaccgccgccgtcccggGAGCCGCCAGTCTGCCGCCGAGGTCGATGCCCGGGGGCGACCTGTCCCTGTCCAGCCCGCCGCTTCCGGACGGCCCCGGGATGGACGCGCCGCTGTCACCGAGTGGTGCCCCGGTCTCGATGAACGTACCCGCAGGTGAGTGTCCAACCCGAATCCCCAAAACCTACCTGAATCTGTGCCGAAATGCCTGATGTCCCGATGAGGCTTCGAGCTCCTGTCTCATAAGCATTAGGTTGTGCCGTGGCTGTGCCGCCGCCATGGCGCACTGCCCTTGCAGCTCACGCTCATCGCGCATCATCGCGGTTATCAATCAGTTTACCCTCAATCAGGCTCCCCTTCTCCCCCCGAGACCCATCCCCGACGAACATCTCGGGAAGTAGAGATCGGGCCGCGTGTGTTTACTGTTTATACATCTCTAATATTAAGCGGTTTTCTTGGTGTGTggagctttttgtttttttttttcttctctgtaACCGGCGCACCGTGTGCACCGCACACCAATAGATGAGTGAAGCAGCCTCTGCGGGGCAGAGGCTGGCCAACGAGCCAacagccagcccgccagcccgccaacAATATCATCAATATTATGCGCCTCTCGCCAAAGGTCTCGCCAAAGGTCTAGCGGATTTGTTGATCGAGTCAGTCACCAGTCATCCAGGTCCAGGATCAGAGGGGATCGGGATCTTATTTCGCGCCGCCATTATGGTTTCTCCTCGTCCGTTCGACGAAGGGGACACGGCGTCTTTGGCGTCCCCGGGCCAAGAACTCCTGGAGAAACTGAGAAAAGCGCTGCGGGATGAGTcagtcggtggcggcgatTGACATCGTTGTTTCTAGGTTCTCACCCTACCGGTCCAATACGGGCCTGATACCGGGCAATGGGCGCTGGCTGCCGTGCACTCGAATCCCACTTGTTCTTGTCCGCTCCGTCCGTTACCCAAGTATTTGTCGAGTGTCGACAAACGTGGGCAATATCGGACATCCTCGAGAGACTTGCGGTTGCTTGGTGGCTTATCCGGCTGGAGTGGCTGGACTGACCGAAGATACCAGAGCTCGCTGCCGATAAGTCGGGTTCTGATAAAAGGATAACGCACAACGCGCTGCCCAGCACAACACCGACACTGCACGTCTTAATCCTTGAGGCAGCGAGCGAGTAGCCATTGGGGCTGTgtggcgttttcttttcttttttgcgaCGAGATGCGCGATGCTCTGACAGCTTTGGGTGGATTAGATGAGAaagattaaacaaacaaaccgcgaGCCAGCGATGAGAGCACGGCACTTGCGCACTGCGCACGCCGTTGAtcgtgccggggccggggccggggtccCGGTCATCCTGGATCGAAAGTCGTTCGGCGCGTAGATCAACGCCGCCGCTTATCGGAGGATGCCTTCCGACGATGTGCGCGCTCTGTTGGCGATGTCGTTATTGTCGCTTCTACCAAACCGCAACCCGGTTTCACGCGCGCTTCCTCCCGGTCTCGAcgtgctcgtcgtcgtcgtcgtcgtcgtcgaggccCCCGGCCATGCTCAAGACTGATAATAACCTGCACTCTGTTTGGCCCCGCCTCGCCTCGCTCTGGAGAACTACACGGACCCgtggtttttgggggaaaaCTGGGAGATTTGGGGGACGCCGGCGTACCGGCATCCCGGTACGAGCAACGGCCGCTGTTTGGTTTTCGGGTGGCACGATGATGATATTGACGATAGACAAAAGGGATGTATTCCTTCGTCGGCCTCCGGCACCGCTCGCCGGAAGCGCGATTCCGACGTGAGCGATAACTCTGCATCTCGactctcgctccctctccctctctctttcactctctctctgtcactggTTATTGGTGTGATCAGGGCGAAGGTTATGTGTCAAACCCCAGTGGATCGGTTTTTATCAGTTCCTCAGCCGTCAGGCGCTCACCGACCGATTCCGGCGATCGTGGCTTAGTTTTAAGGGTATGGTGATGGTGAGCAACCTACTTAATCTACTTCGAAGCCTAATCAGTCGCTGCGGGAATGCTGCGTTGCGCTAGAGCTTCGCGCCACCGCCATGCTCTGTTAGGGAGTTTTAATCACGCGGCAGACAAAGGCGCCTCTACCCAATTAGAGGATCTGGGTGCTGTCTGGGTTAGAGTTGAGCTAAGCCACAAGCTAAGCGGCGAACCAGACTTGCGGAGGACACTGTTTTCTGCTCGATACTCGATACTTGGGCGACTATGGGGACTGCATAAAACCGGAGTACGGATTTGACCAAAATTCTGTCAGTGGGGCCACTGACGTCCTTCCCAATTGCGACGAAGAATTGAAGTGCTGCCACTTACCCGGTGTAAGCGCTTTCCAATTGATGAATTACTTTCCAAAAACGAGATAAAGCCAAGCAAGGTTCAAGTAGATCCGAGCGTTCTACGTGTGGTGGATGTCCTTATTCTGCTGCGCTATGATAACAGGGAAGCAGTCGGTTGTATGGGTTCCCCACTTCTAAATGCCCtttgtattatttattactcATATTGTTAGATAAGACAGAGACAACCCGACTAGCATTTAACAGAATCACTGCCGCTTTGTCGGCAGTGGTAAGATCGTTGATCGCAGATCGAACTCCAGCTaaagttttccatcattcAGGCACTGTAAGAATGGTCTTGGTCATTGGTTTAATGGCTCAATGCACGCACTTCTTTTGCACTTCTTTCCAGTGGCGCCGGGCGAGAAATGGTTTCAAGGTCGCTTGCAGTTCATGCTAAGTCAGCGCGGTAAACCTCTGCTGGTGCACGACGGCCACTCGTTCGGAATCCAGTACATACGGAAGGACAAGAAGTACTGGCAGTGCAACC
This window of the Anopheles cruzii chromosome X, idAnoCruzAS_RS32_06, whole genome shotgun sequence genome carries:
- the LOC128272622 gene encoding zinc finger and BTB domain-containing protein 7A-like, yielding MEQFSLCWNSFRENLAEGFQSLYENGELFDVVIVCDGKEFKAHRDILAACSPFFRSILVGNSSGNPIIILNDVPEYVMKLLLRFIYYGSVIVNNADLSTLMKHAEKLRIKGLTQRHRAHPEDSPEGPAERSTPPGTGTGPLGGSPYNGYGGPAAVATGTGGGGSDDPTPDGAAPPSAQPLYSVLVNTFLGRAGAGCEDGPSVALKQPKLERSAESVSPYPPADYGDAAQPFDGSTRSLAGPGHADHVEQQLDALRPLFPSAYDCTAAVPGAASLPPRSMPGGDLSLSSPPLPDGPGMDAPLSPSGAPVSMNVPAVAPGEKWFQGRLQFMLSQRGKPLLVHDGHSFGIQYIRKDKKYWQCNLSRKYNCKARVTTTDTGDIIVTNNEHCHTEIRQHLRKDYKTMKLAATLAASRASFEATNLAVASTSSSSAATSSDFYIGPVAAPPVTADQEMRSLNLSWTFNRESNKCND